One genomic region from Ovis canadensis isolate MfBH-ARS-UI-01 breed Bighorn chromosome 6, ARS-UI_OviCan_v2, whole genome shotgun sequence encodes:
- the C6H4orf54 gene encoding uncharacterized protein C4orf54 homolog translates to MGYASGPHFLSGPPCQPHCTREGKGTRLHKKQHMLSFHFWKSRSRPTDAASSVVDGIQTPSCRQRQANNWTEQLGCWKLATVSARAAAPWPQTTSATPPRSLPTSLRLAWAPPQGLKNWEVVTAVARVPAALRPVQARGTLLRATLQPLQGQGGTQDSPVAHHCLFLSLTPRRGLRMEGTPPELNLQARSKEVGDGVSGAQDSQELKQQLQPLPKPPASSLREAKYVEMCASAGVPRDGPRTMRLTREQRQGDQRGSNSPQEKAQDEVSSQEREAPAPLKNSGPLELSRSQLSGTDEGSNPFSSSSSSSPVDGAEGGLSKMDGTTTSTGALATSSSSLGFESDSGENVLSCQLKGEEGEKAGGRGGGGRGRCGEADATECRDIIAKSQGSRDPPRNQEAHYITTHEIQLSEVEQDMDFDVGLASRWDFEDNNVIYSFVDYASFGGSDETPEDVTTLTEEDDDNSCYLSTTPSTNATRTPSPTSSDPTRPSAGSGGGGGGDTSSTEVGSGPSDGDPTPPPTGPGTATPREPLPEPPEAASGAAAATAASSCGNAASQILLSIKPTSRAINEPSNVCAKQNIIYAAKHEGDMSLRVSTAADHNSSSLKQDPAAAVAQDHAKKFIAVPARLQTRCGAIRAKELVDYSSGASSAVSELDDADKEVRNLTSRAFRSLAYPYFEALNISSRESSVLSEVGFGRWSTFLDLKCGGVGARVEQSLLRSSAASVAAGLRKGGGARTTADQLYIQSKKSQTKALEFVVSKVEGEIKHVETPLCFQKQVQSGPRVVTLLEPLNLRSESKASLAAGPCKATKGPSKGPGSVYTDDGSETSESGKPASRADGPQKSKFASSLLKNVISKKMQREHEFKMERGELSDTSHHHLSSTSKETEGPPPGAEKQRERGLQRQSSRHSEAGSEYTVVSMSDAGGEGAVAGSKSPIFKASAPRESHAGSGRHFADGLPEVCEIKKSASETVKGIFLRSQNSAFRSWKEKEAEKREERAPVGKLKLPKGGDWRADLGEISASKSTIMSRLFVPNIQQTPRDKQPGKQATKYPAAQATSTAVIRPKAPEIKIRLGSVQQPSSDFNIAKLLTPKLASSSASNLFKTIEDNSRAQQKLFRGDNLEKVPQFQVRDVRDKSKAQGPLHQVRDVRKLIKGSGDSSDKGSVTPEQGLTGPKPKQLAPATGGSGSLSPMVITCQAVVNPREDSTEREPRENAGKGGGRVLNSSSPEGTVLVHRASGRLPVATIAPNKPEQGSYLPVLKIVSKAQRTPEKVKEEEVKEEGKGPKTSRNALEKLTAAVRSMEELYSFNRNEWKRKSDPLPLLTDSHVLSLIASEEREGAGAADPDKLARRLGEVEEPRGIGNKGGVVLRGGPERLQRRNSNPSTESVSARAAAFENLARERPRSLYIPPVHKDVDRTQPLPPLPSQRNVFTVSASSTQKTGGVAGKFPQGPSPESPSAAAKGIKSQGLRSLKISPATRAPLEEVTNRKIGSNLEKSNSDCENYLTIPLKGSSAAGELPGRPGAGREGPPASSATATLCSLPPLSARSQVPTSPKGSQVSGTSRPAWRTKPDHPRETVAAPAGPQSPEHPPTAIYHQQPLPFTLQSAQPQVLCFSPPGMPAPAPAGPAPVPTDPFQQPPPQQTQRKMLLDVTTGQYYLVDTPVQPMTRRLFDPETGQYVDVPVTSQQQAVAPMSLPVPPLALSPGAYGPTYMIYPGFLPTVLPANALQPTPIARTPGGGELSPLAAEPPSKEAAAAFTEAPYFMASGQSPASSSSSAPAATSQLVGAKGFAQLHGKPVISITSQPLGPRIIAPPSFDGTTMSFVVEHR, encoded by the exons ATGGGGTATGCCAGTGGGCCACatttcctctctgggcctccctgcCAGCCGCACTGCACTCGTGAAGG GAAAGGGACAAGGCTCCACAAGAAACAGCACatgctttcctttcatttctggaAGTCCCGGAGTCGACCTACAGATGCTGCTTCTTCCGTGGTCGATGGCATTCAGACTCCTAGCTGCCGACAGCGTCAGGCCAACAACTGGACAGAACAGCTTGGCTGCTGGAAGCTGGCCACAGTCTCGGCCAGAGCAGCAGCCCCCTGGCCACAGACCACCTCTGCCACCCCACCCAGGAGCCTTCCTACCTCCCTCAGGTTGGCCTGGGCCCCGCCACAGGGGCTGAAGAACTGGGAGGTGGTGACGGCAGTGGCAAGGGTGCCTGCAGCCTTGAGGCCAGTCCAGGCACGTGGGACCCTGCTTCGGGCTACTCTGCAGCCCCTCCAGGGCCAGGGAGGGACCCAGGACAGTCCCGTCGCTCACCACTGCCTCTTCCTGTCGCTGACACCTAGGCGAGGGCTCAGAATGGAAGGCACCCCTCCTGAACTGAATCTGCAGGCCAGATCCAAGGAGGTGGGGGACGGGGTGAGCGGAGCTCAAGATAGCCAGGAGctaaagcagcagctgcagccgcTTCCCaagccaccagcctcctccctgcGAGAAGCAAAATATGTGGAGATGTGCGCTTCAGCTGGAGTCCCAAGGGACGGTCCCCGGACCATGAGACTCACTCGGGAGCAGCGCCAGGGGGATCAGAGGGGCTCGAATAGTCCCCAGGAGAAAGCCCAAGACGAAGTCAGCAGTCAAGAGCGCGAAGCTCCAGCCCCACTGAAGAATTCTGGCCCCTTGGAACTCTCCAGATCCCAGCTCTCCGGTACCGATGAGGGCAGcaaccccttctcttcctcctcttcctcctccccggTGGATGGAGCAGAAGGTGGCCTGTCCAAGATGGATGGCACCACCACATCCACAGGGGCTCTGGCCACCTCCTCCTCATCCTTAGGCTTCGAGAGTGACAGTGGTGAGAATGTGCTGAGctgccagctcaagggagaagaaggggaaaaagcaggaggacgaggagggggaggaagagggcGATGTGGGGAAGCGGATGCCACAGAGTGCAGGGACATTATCGCCAAGTCTCAGGGCAGCCGGGACCCCCCCAGAAATCAGGAGGCCCATTACATCACCACCCACGAGATCCAGCTGAGCGAGGTGGAGCAGGACATGGACTTCGACGTGGGCCTGGCCTCCCGCTGGGATTTCGAGGACAACAACGTGATCTACTCATTTGTGGACTACGCTTCCTTCGGTGGCAGCGACGAGACCCCAGAGGATGTCACCACCCTGACCGAAGAGGACGACGACAACAGCTGCTACCTTAGCACCACTCCCAGCACCAACGCCACCCGGACACCCAGCCCCACCAGCAGCGACCCCACCCGGCCCAGCGCGGgcagcggcggcggtggcggcggcgacACCAGCAGCACGGAAGTGGGCAGCGGCCCCTCGGACGGtgaccccactcccccacccacgGGGCCTGGCACGGCCACCCCGCGGGAGCCCTTGCCCGAGCCCCCGGAGGCGGCTTCaggggcagcagcagccaccGCTGCCAGCAGCTGTGGGAACGCAGCAAGCCAGATCCTCCTATCAATCAAACCGACTTCCCGGGCTATAAATGAGCCTAGCAACGTGTGTGCAAAGCAAAACATTATTTATGCTGCCAAGCATGAAGGCGACATGAGCCTCCGCGTCTCTACAGCTGCTGACCACAATTCCAGTTCGCTGAAGCAAGACCCGGCTGCAGCCGTGGCTCAGGACCATGCAAAGAAATTCATCGCCGTCCCTGCTCGCCTGCAGACCCGGTGCGGGGCCATCCGGGCGAAGGAGCTGGTGGACTACTCCAGTGGAGCCTCCAGTGCCGTGAGCGAGCTGGACGATGCGGACAAAGAGGTGCGTAATCTGACCTCCCGGGCCTTCCGGAGCCTCGCTTACCCCTACTTTGAGGCTCTGAACATCAGCTCCCGGGAGTCCTCCGTGCTCTCCGAAGTCGGCTTTGGGCGCTGGTCGACCTTCCTGGACTTAAAATGTGGAGGTGTTGGAGCCAGGGTGGAACAGAGCCTCCTGAGGAGCAGCGCGGCCTCAGTGGCTGCAGGGCTGAGGAAGGGCGGTGGGGCCAGGACCACGGCAGACCAGCTCTACATCCAATCCAAGAAGTCCCAGACCAAGGCCTTGGAGTTCGTGGTCAGCAAAGTCGAGGGCGAGATCAAACACGTGGAAACACCTCTGTGTTTCCAGAAGCAGGTCCAGTCAGGTCCGCGTGTGGTCACCCTTCTCGAGCCTCTGAATTTACGCAGTGAGAGCAAAGCCAGTTTGGCCGCGGGGCCCTGCAAGGCCACCAAAGGCCCCAGCAAGGGCCCCGGGTCGGTGTACACGGATGATGGCTCAGAGACCTCCGAGAGCGGCAAGCCGGCCTCCCGCGCTGATGGCCCCCAGAAGTCCAAGTTTGCTTCCAGCCTGCTCAAAAATGTCATCTCCAAGAAGATGCAGAGGGAACACGAGTTCAAAATGGAGAGGGGAGAACTCAGTGACACATCCCACCATCACCTCTCCAGCACCTCCAAGGAGACGGAGGGCCCTCCGCCTGGGGCTGAGAAGCAGCGCGAGAGGGGCCTGCAAAGGCAGAGTTCTCGCCACTCAGAGGCCGGCTCCGAGTACACGGTGGTCAGCATGTCTGatgctggtggggagggggccgtAGCTGGGTCTAAATcccccatcttcaaagccagcgcCCCTCGGGAGAGCCACGCAGGCTCCGGCCGTCATTTTGCCGATGGACTCCCAGAAGTGTGTGAAATTAAAAAGAGTGCCTCAGAGACTGTCAAGGGCATCTTTCTCCGCAGTCAGAACAGTGCATTCCGGTCCTGGAAGGAGAAAGAGGCTGAGAAGCGAGAAGAAAGAGCCCCCGTtgggaagctgaaactccccAAGGGGGGTGACTGGAGGGCCGACCTGGGGGAGATCTCTGCCAGTAAGTCCACCATCATGTCTCGCCTCTTTGTCCCCAACATCCAGCAGACACCCAGGGATAAGCAGCCGGGGAAGCAGGCCACCAAGTACCCTGCTGCTCAGGCCACCTCCACGGCAGTGATCCGACCCAAGGCTCCCGAAATCAAGATCCGCCTGGGGAGCGTGCAGCAGCCGAGCTCGGACTTCAACATTGCCAAGTTGCTCACGCCCAAACTGGCCAGCAGCAGTGCCTCCAACCTCTTCAAGACCATTGAGGACAACAGCAGGGCCCAGCAGAAGCTCTTCCGGGGGGACAACCTGGAAAAAGTGCCCCAGTTCCAGGTGAGAGACGTCAGGGACAAGTCCAAGGCCCAAGGCCCCCTCCATCAGGTGAGAGATGTTCGGAAACTAATCAAGGGGTCAGGGGACAGCAGTGACAAGGGCAGCGTTACCCCAGAGCAGGGGCTGACTGGGCCCAAACCCAAGCAGCTGGCTCCTGCCACTGGGGGATCCGGATCCTTGTCCCCCATGGTGATCACGTGCCAGGCTGTGGTGAACCCCAGGGAGGACAGCACCGAGCGAGAGCCCAGGGAGAATGCGGGCAAGGGAGGCGGCCGGGTCCTGAACTCCTCCTCGCCAGAAGGGACAGTTTTGGTGCACAGGGCATCTGGCAGGCTGCCGGTGGCCACCATCGCCCCCAACAAGCCTGAGCAGGGCTCCTACCTGCCTGTGCTCAAGATCGTCTCCAAGGCTCAGAGGACCCCAGAGAAGGTCAAGGAGGAGGAGgtcaaggaggaagggaaaggcccCAAGACATCCCGGAATGCCCTGGAGAAGCTGACGGCGGCTGTGAGGTCCATGGAAGAGCTGTACAGCTTCAACAGGAATGAGTGGAAGCGGAAAAGTGACCCCTTGCCTCTGCTGACCGACAGCCACGTCCTGTCGCTCATCGCCAGCGAGGAGAGGGAAGGGGCCGGGGCTGCTGACCCCGACAAGTTGGCCAGACGGCTGGGTGAGGTGGAGGAGCCACGGGGCATCGGGAACAAAGGTGGGGTGGTCCTCAGAGGGGGCCCAGAGCGTCTACAGCGGAGAAACTCCAACCCCAGCACCGAGAGCGTGTCTGCCCGCGCGGCTGCCTTTGAGAACTTGGCCAGGGAGCGGCCCCGGTCCCTCTATATTCCGCCAGTGCACAAGGATGTGGACAgaacccagcccctgcccccactccccagccAACGGAACGTCTTCACTGTGAGTGCCAGCAGCACCCAGAAAACTGGGGGAGTCGCTGGCAAGTTCCCGCAAGGCCCTTCTCCGGAGAGTCCCTCGGCGGCCGCCAAGGGCATCAAATCGCAGGGACTGCGGTCCCTCAAGATCTCTCCGGCCACCCGGGCACCTCTGGAAGAGGTGACCAACAGGAAAATCGGCAGCAATTTGGAAAAGAGCAATAGTGACTGTGAGAATTACCTGACCATCCCTCTTAAAGGAAGCTCTGCAGCTGGAGAGCTTCCAGGcaggcctggggcagggagggagggacccCCAGCTTCTTCAGCCACGGCCACTCTCTGTAGCTTGCCCCCTCTGAGTGCCCGCAGTCAGGTCCCCACTAGTCCCAAGGGCTCTCAGGTCAGTGGAACCAGCCGGCCAGCTTGGCGCACCAAACCTGACCACCCCCGGGAGACAGTAGCTGCCCCTGCGGGGCCCCAGAGCCCTGAGCATCCCCCCACCGCCATCTACCACCAGCAGCCACTGCCCTTCACCCTACAGAGTGCCCAGCCCCAGGTGCTCTGCTTCTCCCCTCCAGGCATGCCAGCCCCGGCACCTGCCGGCCCAGCTCCTGTCCCCACAGACCCCTTCCAGCAGCCCCCACCTCAGCAGACCCAGCGCAAGATGCTCCTGGATGTGACCACCGGCCAGTACTATCTGGTGGACACACCAGTACAGCCCATGACCCGGAGACTGTTTGACCCTGAGACGGGGCAGTATGTGGACGTGCCAGTGACCTCCCAGCAGCAGGCAGTGGCTCCCATGTCCCTCCCTGTGCCTCCTCTGGCCCTGAGTCCTGGGGCCTATGGACCCACTTACATGATCTACCCCGGGTTTCTGCCCACGGTGCTGCCCGCCAACGCCCTGCAGCCCACACCAATTGCTCGCACTCCAGGGGGCGGTGAGCTCTCCCCACTGGCAGCAGAGCCCCCCAGCAAAGAGGCAGCTGCAGCATTCACTGAGGCCCCCTACTTCATGGCCTCTGGTCAGTCTcccgcctcctcttcctcctctgccccGGCAGCCACCTCCCAGCTCGTGGGGGCCAAGGGCTTTGCCCAGCTGCATGGCAAGCCTGTCATCAGCATCACCTCACAGCCCCTGGGGCCGCGGATCATCGCACCCCCCTCCTTTGACGGCACCACCATGAGCTTCGTGGTGGAACACAGATGA